In the genome of Coprothermobacter sp., one region contains:
- a CDS encoding MATE family efflux transporter, whose amino-acid sequence MARTASRKEILEGPIVRTMFRLAWPLMISSLLHYLYNMADTFWVGHLPASENASAVAGLQIAGPVIFFLMAFAFGFNSGGLALVSQYMGAHRKEEANTAAAKTLSLSIVFGLFIMATGVIFSPGLLRLLTDDPAVVRAGTIYTRIIFIGMPFEFVAVAYAQVMAAYGDTVTPMLVNVATVLINIVLDPFMIFGWGPFARMTVAGAAVATIICQAIAAIISLVILFRGRHGLRVSWRDLLPDWFWYRRILKIGLPASIGVSGTSFGFLVLTGIIGRVPNATVALSAYGIGDRFINISFIAIDGLSLSISTMVGHALGGDLRKRANSVVWTGTALMFGMLVGEGALLWGLTPWLFRAFIPTQPAIISEGILFMSLFLPSIPFFGIVNGVQSAFQGSGHNTPPMIMQLVRLWGLRVPLSLFFGFALHMGSRGIWTGMLVSNVLAAILALVFLATVDWHHKVIEHSPSTAGEVLGGETPDVLVVPAEPQA is encoded by the coding sequence GTGGCAAGAACTGCATCAAGAAAAGAAATACTCGAGGGACCCATCGTCCGGACCATGTTCAGACTGGCATGGCCGTTGATGATTTCCAGCCTGCTGCACTACCTGTACAACATGGCCGATACTTTCTGGGTAGGCCACTTGCCCGCCTCGGAGAATGCCTCTGCAGTCGCCGGACTCCAGATAGCAGGTCCGGTCATTTTCTTCCTGATGGCATTTGCCTTCGGGTTCAACTCCGGAGGGCTGGCGCTGGTGTCCCAGTACATGGGTGCCCATCGGAAGGAGGAAGCGAACACGGCAGCAGCCAAGACGCTTTCCCTGTCGATTGTCTTCGGGTTGTTCATCATGGCAACAGGCGTCATTTTCTCGCCTGGGCTGTTGAGACTCCTGACCGATGACCCTGCTGTTGTTCGCGCCGGAACGATCTACACACGCATCATCTTCATCGGCATGCCATTTGAGTTCGTCGCCGTAGCATACGCCCAGGTCATGGCGGCGTACGGGGATACAGTTACGCCCATGCTTGTGAATGTGGCGACCGTCCTCATCAATATTGTCCTGGACCCATTCATGATCTTCGGGTGGGGGCCCTTCGCGCGCATGACGGTTGCAGGGGCTGCGGTGGCCACCATCATCTGCCAGGCCATCGCCGCAATCATCTCGCTGGTCATCCTGTTCAGGGGGAGACATGGTCTCCGTGTCAGCTGGCGCGACCTTCTGCCGGACTGGTTCTGGTACAGACGTATTCTCAAGATTGGCCTCCCTGCCTCCATCGGTGTCTCAGGGACGTCATTCGGGTTTCTGGTTCTGACAGGTATCATCGGCCGTGTGCCCAACGCAACGGTAGCACTCTCGGCATATGGCATCGGTGACCGCTTCATCAACATCAGTTTCATTGCCATCGATGGTCTGTCGCTCTCCATCTCGACGATGGTTGGTCACGCGTTGGGCGGGGACCTGCGGAAACGAGCCAACAGTGTCGTATGGACCGGCACAGCGCTGATGTTTGGGATGCTTGTAGGTGAAGGGGCCCTTCTGTGGGGTCTCACGCCATGGCTGTTCAGGGCCTTCATTCCGACACAGCCGGCGATCATCAGCGAAGGCATCCTGTTCATGTCCCTGTTCCTGCCCTCCATTCCGTTCTTCGGCATCGTCAACGGGGTCCAGTCGGCGTTCCAGGGTTCAGGGCACAACACCCCGCCGATGATCATGCAGCTCGTACGTCTCTGGGGCCTTCGCGTCCCGCTGTCATTGTTCTTCGGGTTCGCCCTCCACATGGGATCGCGCGGCATCTGGACGGGGATGCTGGTAAGCAACGTTCTTGCGGCCATACTCGCTCTCGTGTTCCTGGCGACCGTCGACTGGCACCACAAGGTGATTGAGCACTCTCCCTCTACAGCGGGCGAAGTTCTTGGGGGAGAAACCCCTGACGTGTTGGTTGTCCCGGCTGAGCCCCAGGCATAG